Proteins from a genomic interval of Crassostrea angulata isolate pt1a10 chromosome 7, ASM2561291v2, whole genome shotgun sequence:
- the LOC128191931 gene encoding uncharacterized protein LOC128191931: MKSTCVLMLVSLFQMFKTHTSVSTAESLCDLLQCQHSCPCMIINELSSNGSYIARAKCLCIGSYVGKNCEGKLSISEPKAKTTSVSFNVQISSSMPISDPVQYVPEDITVHYWQNYSQLTCSIFTGKMGKLLTIQNLLPETLYTLCVVNGNVNYCNLHDEQLNSSLSCIEISTPLSDSEEMNNDKEEDWILPVIAVCSVMVILSSVCLCSVANCRKRSKVHLKNRDSKGQQQCLSAELDLFLPQNRMEEYVPNVSNAHERNMNIHSTFPRSVPVVRPPNIPGRPPHKMSQQSMGYSSFTLRNSKSLSLNTVLECSGEECPRDNEIDNLISSNKENT, encoded by the exons ATGAAGTCAACCTGTGTCCTGATGCTTGTCTCGCTCTTTCAAATGTTCAAGACGCATACCTCAG TATCTACTGCAGAGTCCTTGTGCGATTTACTGCAATGTCAACACTCGTGTCCATGCATGATCATAAACGAGCTCTCCAGTAATGGGAGTTACATTGCGAGAGCAAAATGCCTGTGCATCGGAAGTTACGTAGGAAAAAACTGCGAGGGCAAATTATCCATTTCAGAACCCAAAGCCAAGACAACTTCTGTCTCTTTTAATGTTCAAATCAGTTCTTCGATGCCTATTTCAGACCCAGTGCAATATGTTCCCGAGGACATCACAGTTCATTACTGGCAAAACTATAGTCAACTCACGTGTAGTATTTTCACCGGGAAAATGGGTAAACTCTTAACCATTCAAAACCTACTCCCAGAAACATTATACACGCTCTGTGTGGTGAATGGAAACGTGAACTATTGCAACCTTCATGATGAACAACTCAATTCCTCCCTAAGTTGTATAGAAATTTCAACACCTCTAAGTGATTCTGAGGAAATGAATAATGATAAAGAAGAGGATTGGATACTTCCTGTGATAGCCGTGTGTAGTGTGATGGTCATACTCTCAAGTGTCTGTCTGTGTTCTGTAGCTAACTGTAGAAAGCGGAGCAAAGTTCATCTTAAGAACAGAGACTCAAAGGGGCAGCAACAATGTCTTTCTGCAGAGCTTGACTTATTTCTGCCCCAGAATCGTATGGAAGAATATGTGCCAAATGTGTCGAATGCCCATGAAAGGAATATGAACATACACTCGACTTTCCCGAGATCTGTGCCGGTGGTTCGTCCCCCCAACATTCCGGGACGCCCCCCTCACAAGATGAGTCAACAAAGCATGGGGTATTCGTCATTTACATTAAGGAACTCGAAATCCCTCTCCCTAAATACAGTATTAGAGTGCAGTGGGGAGGAGTGCCCCAGAGATAACGAGATAGATAATTTAATCTCATCTAATAAAGAAAACACATAG
- the LOC128191929 gene encoding sushi, von Willebrand factor type A, EGF and pentraxin domain-containing protein 1-like, which translates to MMPYRPLVCLLYLCGYEVAYGFYVDLFPILLWSQLDMNSPPPVLKNCPSNIAVTADKGKRSTQVYWTKPTEIHHYRVEHTHQPGEIFYIGKTWVTHVARISNGDYAECSFSITVSVTRCPKMFLSPNVLMLCNHYDQRYGTTCEFECPPGYSIQGYSRIYCTSTGNWVKPPPVCKVTFCPPLGSDTWEYRCTKGSEFGSQCYRICPVGYDIPPGKSRVILCQGNGRWRGTFPDCIDVTNPMMIKCKPFANAVADSNSKWGTITWTEPTVIDNADKDIKWTRIGSIAPWDRIEVGTYQVTYTAQDKAGNKARPCKVELSMKVLTCPSLYNNNFLSVTCPDGFQNGGKCSFSCKIGSELIGQNITTCGKSKDGDFAIWDFKDKYPYCEVHRRCVNDLDPPKNGAVACDTWLDGKFCQVQCHKDYDFKPGYPFYEMLVCGDSGKWEPETAIPIPDCSKTYQVNTATFKMSSSFYFDGNCMDPKVQEQIQKNYIDSLSNSSFKAACEKYKSQCKMGNVKVICGAVTRKRSAEMKIEVEFVIEADGSQTEQGFEDIQDEMLGVLTNETENGTLAIVLDGNVTLIATDMAAEKVVFQCPNNTFASYKTSSCVECSAGTHYSTTLQSCPQCPKGQYQPSEGQPYCLMCPEGKTTAQRGAKSESECLEACPRGQWSVTGVTPCSPCPLGSYGEDIGSTVCAACPISQTTLTQGSSNITDCSYFDIFLSSSESKAVSDIKLNWQNTSKIVLSSWVRFPVSLNSTSPTLFFRVNGNVAETLPIEPMNNTDPENDEIGRILIDEKEWTFVVRSIDIQKFKRLGVNENSTFAITIQGPLVVSQFNIWSASYDEEKLRNESNRCVINETGDVFPWKQWENAHLDGSWIQIPSMCDDINECDEHPCGNNTCNNELGGVTCECNLGYRGTYCEENIDDCLTSICQNNSTCVDGINEYSCICPPNYKGDLCETLFLHGNWSKWDEWSQCSETCGNGTKSRKRYCTNPAPYNGGKFCTGNNTEVTHCNVKECPVCSVPEAPDNGTLNCTGSPHTGFNCTIACNSGFSFDRGVKPYYECGPTTLFLWDFNSDDNPNGDLPTCNPVQESKELSANFRALYEDLYCDEENNDIINAKINVNVELFLEELPCRQKMTCNTTDFVILNCGKEPTRKKRSPDPSKMTAGFQVKFSCSAMTLGSEVCAEELIWAITSFEEPASRSKLAVNVSNTMYEIDSKQTSASGEVQCDRGYVSSGISCVPCGVGNFFLDGLCRKCEYGFYQDEMGQTGCKQCPSGTTTPGRASRVAESCSVKMILEEDNSELYTGIGTSIATLVVVVAIMTAIIFKVRKLELKLGEGAVKLQKKDCQPDAFNFQEEDANVVSLCTIRRLDDNGVPLT; encoded by the exons TTGCTTATGGTTTTTAt GTGGATTTGTTTCCAATTCTTTTGTGGTCACAATTAG ACATGAATTCGCCCCCACCGGTACTCAAAAATTGTCCGAGCAATATTGCAGTTACTGCGGACAAAGGAAAAAGAAGTACGCAGGTGTATTGGACTAAACCGACTGAGATTCATCATTACAG AGTCGAACACACCCATCAACCCGGGGAGATATTTTATATTGGTAAGACATGGGTCACACACGTTGCCCGGATTTCGAACGGAGATTATGCCGAATGTTCTTTTTCAATCACTGTTTCAG TGACCAGATGTCCAAAAATGTTCTTAAGTCCTAATGTGTTGATGTTATGCAACCATTATGACCAAAGATATGGGACAACTTGTGAATTTGAGTGTCCACCGGGGTATTCCATTCAAGGATACAGCAGGATTTATTGTACTTCTACGGGAAACTGGGTCAAACCACCCCCAGTGTGTAAAG TCACCTTCTGTCCCCCACTTGGCTCGGATACATGGGAGTACAGATGCACTAAAGGGTCGGAGTTTGGAAGTCAGTGTTACCGGATCTGTCCTGTTGGATATGATATTCCACCTGGAAAAAGTCGGGTTATTTTATGTCAAGGAAACGGAAGATGGAGAGGAACATTTCCTGACTGTATAG atGTAACAAACCCAATGATGATAAAATGCAAACCGTTCGCAAATGCTGTGGCAGATTCGAATTCTAAGTGGGGAACAATAACGTGGACAGAACCTACAGTAATAGATAACGCAGACAAAGATATAAAATGGACAAGAATTGGAAGTATTGCTCCATGGGATCGCATCGAAGTTGGCACATACCAAGTCACCTATACTGCCCAAGATAAAGCTGGAAACAAGGCTAGACCATGCAAAGTAGAACTATCAATGAAAG ttttaaccTGTCCTAGTCTGTATAACAATAACTTCCTATCGGTGACATGCCCGGACGGATTCCAGAATGGCGGAAAATGTTCCTTCTCGTGCAAGATTGGATCGGAATTAATTGGGCAAAATATAACAACCTGCGGAAAGAGCAAAGATGGAGATTTCGCAATCTGGGACTTTAAAGACAAGTACCCATACTGCGAAG TTCATAGACGTTGTGTCAATGACCTGGATCCACCAAAAAATGGCGCCGTAGCCTGCGATACCTGGTTAGATGGGAAATTTTGTCAGGTCCAGTGTCACAAAGATTACGACTTCAAGCCTGGCTACCCATTCTATGAAATGCTGGTTTGTGGAGACAGTGGAAAATGGGAGCCGGAAACGGCTATCCCTATTCCAGACTGCTCAA AAACATACCAAGTCAACACTGCAACATTCAAGATGTcatcttcattttattttgatgggaattgtatggatccaaagGTTCAAGAACAAATTCAAAAGAATTATATCGATTCTCTGTCAAATTCCAGTTTCAAAGCAGCTTGTGAGAAATACAAAAGCCAATGTAAAATGGGAAATGTCAAG GTAATATGTGGCGCAGTGACGAGGAAAAGATCAGCCGAAATGAAAATTGAAGTAGAATTTGTTATAGAAGCCGACGGGTCTCAAACAGAGCAAGGATTTGAAGACATTCAGGATGAAATGCTTGGAGTTCTAACGAACGAGACAGAAAATGGAACTCTCGCGATAGTTCTTGACGGCAACGTGACTTTGATAGCCACTGATATGGCTGCAGAGAAGGTTGTTTTCCAGTGTCCTAACAACACTTTTGCATCTTACAAAACTTCCTCTTGCG TTGAATGCTCAGCGGGAACACATTACAGCACCACCCTTCAATCCTGTCCCCAGTGTCCCAAAGGCCAGTACCAACCGTCCGAGGGACAGCCCTACTGTCTAATGTGTCCCGAAGGGAAAACCACTGCACAGAGGGGGGCTAAATCCGAGAGTGAATGTTTAG agGCATGTCCGAGAGGACAGTGGTCGGTGACAGGTGTGACCCCCTGCTCGCCCTGTCCCCTGGGTTCATATGGTGAAGACATCGGCTCAACTGTGTGTGCCGCTTGCCCTATATCGCAAACAACATTGACTCAGGGTAGCAGTAATATCACCGATTGCTCAT ATTTCGACATTTTCTTGAGTTCCTCGGAGTCAAAGGCGGTTTCTGATATTAAACTGAACTGGCAAAACACTTCTAAAATTGTCTTAAGTTCTTGGGTTCGGTTTCCCGTATCTTTAAATTCCACATCACCGACTTTGTTTTTCCGTGTAAACggtaatgtagcagaaacacTTCCAATCGAACCAATGAATAATACTGA TCCGGAAAATGATGAAATTGGTAGGATATTAATCGATGAAAAAGAATGGACATTCGTTGTGCGCTCTATTGATATACAGAAGTTCAAACGTTTGGGAGTAAACGAAAATAGCACTTTTGCAATCACAATACAAG GTCCCCTGGTAGTATCTCAGTTTAACATTTGGTCTGCAAGTTATGACGAAGAGAAATTACGTAATGAGTCTAACCGCTGCGTCATCAACGAGACAGGGGACGTCTTCCCATGGAAACAGTGGGAAAATGCTCATCTGGATGGGAGTTGGATACAGATACCCAGCATGTGTGACG ATATAAATGAGTGTGATGAGCATCCATGCGGAAATAACACGTGTAATAACGAACTTGGTGGCGTCACATGCGAATGCAATCTGGGATACCGAGGGACCTATTGTGAGGAGAATATAGACGACTGCTTGACCAGCATATGTCAGAACAATAGCACGTGCGTGGATGGCATCAACGAATATTCGTGTATTTGCCCTCCAAACTACAAAGGGGATTTATGTGAAACGCTTTTCT TACATGGTAATTGGAGTAAATGGGACGAGTGGTCGCAATGCTCTGAAACATGCGGCAACGGGACAAAATCTAGAAAGAGATATTGCACCAATCCTGCCCCATATAACGGCGGGAAATTTTGCACTGGCAACAACACGGAAGTAACCCACTGCAATGTCAAAGAATGCCCAG TATGTAGCGTTCCTGAGGCTCCCGATAATGGTACTTTGAATTGTACTGGTAGCCCACACACCGGATTCAACTGTACAATCGCATGTAATAGCGGTTTTAGTTTCGATAGGGGCGTTAAACCTTACTACGAATGTGGACCAACTACGCTCTTCCTGTGGGACTTCAATTCTGATGACAATCCGAACGGCGACCTACCGACGTGTAACC CTGTACAGGAAAGCAAAGAGCTTTCGGCCAACTTCAGAGCTCTGTATGAGGATCTCTACTGTGACGAAGAAAATAATGACATTATCAATGCTAAGATAAATGTGAACGTCGAATTGTTCCTCGAGGAATTGCCTTGTAGACAGAAAATGACGTGCAATACTACCGACTTCGTCATTCTTAATTGCGGCAAAGAACCAACTAGAAAGAAAAGATCTCCTGACCCATCCAAGATGACTGCTGGATTTCAGGTCAAATTCTCGTGCTCAGCGATGACAC TGGGCTCCGAAGTTTGTGCAGAAGAACTAATATGGGCCATAACAAGTTTTGAAGAACCGGCTTCCAGATCCAAACTTGCCGTCAACGTTAGCAACACTATGTATGAAATCGACTCCAAGCAGACGAGTGCCAGTGGGGAGGTGCAGTGTGATCGTGGATACGTCAGCTCAGGGATCAGCTGTG TTCCGTGTGGAGTGGGGAACTTTTTCTTGGATGGACTGTGTAGAAAATGCGAGTACGGATTTTACCAAGACGAGATGGGACAGACAGGGTGTAAACAGTGTCCCTCCGGAACGACAACGCCCGGCCGAGCGTCCAGGGTGGCAGAAAGTTGCTCGG TGAAAATGATACTGGAAGAAGATAACA GTGAGTTATACACTGGAATAGGAACGAGTATAGCGACCCTTGTAGTGGTTGTAGCCATAATGACAGCTATCATCTTCAAAGTCAGAAAACTGGAGCTGAA GCTCGGAGAAGGTGCTGTGAAACTCCAGAAGAAGGACTGCCAGCCGGATGCCTTTAACTTCCAAGAAGAAGATGCCAACGTTGTCAGTCTGTGTACCATCAGACGCCTGGACGATAATGGCGTCCCTCTCACCTAA
- the LOC128191930 gene encoding uncharacterized protein LOC128191930 — translation MMHDLQPGKAFLYWIPTLAIFLIMTIFLILSFLRYRLKKERGRQCQRDYLELAFATKRPRIGALSCHTHGHHWTELMQSFSVNQIRNIMREYHADHQQHFETVEEESDRNSAGYENDVFYSPAKYDIPPAHLDNDRYYDQLSKNLQKDKSQHYMGHNEISSSEEIAKENNPTQGNPYYDQSFSVANEKPRTSEKRHKKHKKKKILSFDTRRDKENDAGLKELKIANSAIRSPLSLSPVHFNTNQGTGNPAFTVDIDCLSDSKPDEGTLITHGINPSHSAGKIDNQNLPSANQYYSCARKPLYDENETQPVKAKSDLGDRWRSLPERPHQERLFWLSTCDVPQTPI, via the exons ATGATGCACGATCTGCAACCAGGAAAAGCCTTCCTCTACTGGATACCGACTCTCGCCATATTTCTGATTATGACAATTTTTCTGATtctttcctttttgagataccGTTTGAAGAAAGAACGAGGTAGACAGTGCCAGAGGGATTATTTGGAGCTAGCTTTCGCCACAAAGCGCCCGCGCATTGGCGCCCTTAGCTGCCACACTCATGGTCACCATTGGACAGAGTTAATGCAGAGCTTTTCAGTCAATCAGATAAGAAACATAATGAGAGAGTATCATGCTGATCATCAACAGCATTTTG AAACCGTTGAAGAGGAAAGCGATAGAAATTCAGCAGGATATGAAAACGATGTATTTTACTCTCCAGCCAAATATGACATTCCGCCAGCGCATTTGGACAACGATAGATATTATGACCAATTGTCCAAAAACTTGCAAAAAGATAAATCTCAACATTATATGGGGCATAACGAAATCTCTTCTAGTGAAGAAATTGCAAAAGAAAATAACCCAACACAGGGAAATCCCTACTACGATCAAAGCTTTTCTGTTGCTAACGAAAAACCGAGAACAAGTGAGAAGAGACACAAAAAGCACAAGAAAAAGAAGATACTCAGTTTTGATACACGGAGAGACAAAGAGAATGATGCTGGTTTGAAGGAGTTAAAGATTGCAAATTCAGCCATTAGATCGCCATTATCTTTGAGTCCAGTTCATTTTAATACGAACCAAGGAACAGGAAATCCGGCGTTTACTGTAGATATTGACTGTCTGTCGGATAGTAAACCAGACGAAGGAACACTTATTACCCACGGAATCAACCCAAGCCATTCGGCCGGTAAAATCGACAATCAAAATTTACCGTCAGCAAATCAGTATTACAGTTGTGCTAGGAAGCCGCTTTATGATGAAAACGAAACACAGCCGGTTAAAGCCAAATCAG accTAGGCGACCGATGGAGGAGTTTGCCTGAGCGGCCCCATCAGGAGAGACTGTTTTGGTTGTCAACGTGCGATGTACCACAGACGCCTATCTGA